A single Eleginops maclovinus isolate JMC-PN-2008 ecotype Puerto Natales chromosome 5, JC_Emac_rtc_rv5, whole genome shotgun sequence DNA region contains:
- the LOC134864286 gene encoding nucleoredoxin-like protein 1, producing the protein MVDLFLNRVLVENNTDQDELNTEQEIVGILENRILMLFFASSECDNCQEFLPVLNDFFKRLKDPAYIEYPKLLALVYISLDKSETQQERFLNELHKKVLFLAFEDPYRNELQAMFKVKIVPTVVVLRPDGSLLSPNAVQDICSYGPNCFRDWQESAEVIERSFMLNEDFDNLNMRSATDPVRRLKYRTEDDKRKKRWWKIWVKGKEENEQEDERDGAWDRKRKDGDKGIWRIR; encoded by the exons ATGGTGGACCTGTTCCTAAACCGAGTGTTGGTCGAGAACAACACGGACCAGGATGAACTGAACACGGAGCAAGAGATTGTCGGGATCCTTGAAAACAGAATCCTGATGCTGTTCTTCGCATCCTCCGAGTGTGACAACTGCCAGGAGTTCCTCCCTGTTCTGAATGACTTTTTCAAGAGACTCAAAGATCCAGCGTACATTGAATACCCCAAACTGCTTGCACTTGTGTACATCAG cttaGACAAATCGGAGACACAGCAGGAGCGATTTCTCAATGAGCTGCACAAAAAGGTTCTGTTCTTGGCCTTTGAGGATCCATACAGGAA TGAGCTGCAGGCCATGTTTAAGGTGAAGATCGTACCAACAGTCGTGGTCCTTCGCCCTGATGGCTCCCTACTCTCTCCGAATGCTGTGCAGGACATCTGTAGTTACGGTCCCAACTGTTTCAGAGACTGGCAGGAATCAGCAGAGGTCATTGAGAGGAGCTTCATGCTCAACGAGGATTTTGACAACCTAAATATGCGCAGTGCCACTGACCCTGTGAGGAGACTCAAGTACAGGACAGAGGACGACAAGAGGAAAAAGAGATGGTGGAAGATATGGGTGAAGGGCAAAGAAGAAAACGAACAGGAGGACGAGAGAGATGGGGCCTGGGatagaaagagaaaagatgGAGATAAAGGAATATGGAGGATaagatga
- the LOC134864287 gene encoding nucleoredoxin-like protein 1, which produces MVELFVDRVLLKNNHKQDELDTEREIVMRLQNRILMLFFASAACERCQQFTPTLSNFFKQLTDEFYVDRAAQLVLLYISLDQTEEEQESFLKELPKKCLFLAYEDPYRRELQAMFNVEELPTVVVLRPDCSILIPNAAEEILCLGPDCYRNWQEAAELIDRNFMINEGFEVKSMHSWSDPVRRLKYKVEGEKKKSKRKHLDRGWGGGGEEEVNGKDGGSSPW; this is translated from the exons ATGGTGGAGCTGTTTGTTGACCGAGTCCTGCTGAAGAACAACCACAAGCAGGATGAGcttgacacagagagagagatcgTCATGCGCCTGCAGAACCGCATCCTGATGCTCTTCTTTGCATCTGCAGCATGTGAGAGATGCCAGCAGTTTACTCCCACACTCAGCAACTTCTTCAAACAGTTGACGGATGAATTCTATGTCGATCGTGCTGCTCAGCTCGTTCTCCTGTACATAAG tttggacCAGACAGAGGAAGAGCAAGAAAGCTTCCTGAAAGAGCTGCCAAAGAAGTGCCTGTTCCTGGCCTATGAGGACCCCTACAGGAG agagctgcaggccATGTTTAATGTGGAAGAGCTGCCCACTGTGGTGGTGCTGCGCCCCGACTGCTCCATCCTCATCCCCAACGCAGCGGAGGAGATACTCTGCCTTGGACCAGACTGCTACCGCAACTGGCAGGAGGCAGCGGAGCTCATCGACAGGAACTTCATGATCAACGAGGGCTTTGAAGTGAAGTCCATGCACAGCTGGAGTGACCCCGTGAGGAGACTAAAGTACAAGGTAGAGggtgagaagaagaaaagcaagAGAAAGCACCTTGACAGAGGATggggtggaggtggagaagaGGAAGTGAATGGTAAAGATGGAGGAAGTTCACCATGGTGA